The DNA segment CTTTCATAAAAGCGCCATTGCCACATTTAACGTCAAATACTATAGCATTAGCAAATTTTTTGCTTAATATGCTTGCTGTGATAAGACTGATTGAATCAACTGTAGCAGTAGCATCTCGAAGAGCGTATATTTTTCTATCTGCTGGTGCTAACTCTTTTGTTTGACCAATATAGAAAAGACCATATTTCTTAAGTAATTCTACAGCCTTATCTATAGGAAGGTTAACGTTTATTCCAGGGACCGACTCAAGTTTATCAAGTGTTCCTCCAGTATGCCCCAAGGCTCTGCCACTTGTCATAGGTGTAAAGCCACTACCTGCAGCAAATATTGGTGCTATTATAAAGGATAATTTATCTCCTACACCACCTGTGCTATGTTTATCAACTGTAATTAAATCTCCAAAGTTTGGTACAATACCTGAGTATCTCATAGCTTTTGTTA comes from the Deferribacterota bacterium genome and includes:
- a CDS encoding thymidine phosphorylase, encoding MRAVDLITKKRDKGKLSKEEIEFLIKGYTLDNIPDYQMSAFLMASYLNGLSFDECANLTKAMRYSGIVPNFGDLITVDKHSTGGVGDKLSFIIAPIFAAGSGFTPMTSGRALGHTGGTLDKLESVPGINVNLPIDKAVELLKKYGLFYIGQTKELAPADRKIYALRDATATVDSISLITASILSKKFANAIVFDVKCGNGAFMK